Proteins encoded in a region of the Cupriavidus pauculus genome:
- a CDS encoding autotransporter assembly complex protein TamA gives MTRDRGRRAATTLLLRLSRRPPPVFRFACAPSCALACALSLACVLYAAPAAATYKVVVDAPKPLEDMLKEHLDLARYASRTDLSDDQFKYMVETVGDQVRQFASTEGWFDPTTTARVEGEGDGRVVHLTVDAGARTLIRSVDVSVSGPAATQSPEQVAEMRAKWGLPVGDPFRQEDWDKAKDNALLTLQSKSYYGAKLASSRARVEADEHAADLTAKYDSGPAYILGPVKISGTRRYPEQIIRNVNPLSVGEPYRVERLLELQRAIQNQPYFSNAQVDLEEPGPDAAASDTVIAPVSVRVREYPVHRLTSGVGFTTDTGAQVEGRYSYYNLFNRAWVFDSQARIEQKRQYAFLETAMPPDSHTYRNSLYGSYERTIDIESTDLTSWRTGLKRSRSREKYDTTFSLDFYYDNLVPYGQDAQISKALVPAFAWTRRDVDNPVFPRRGNVINTQVGVATKNILSDATFLRLYGRIRQYVPVGTRDLFIARLELGADLTSSDPAKIPASLRFRAGGTDSIRGYSYQSIGTPDGASVLPARYLGTGSLEYQYWFKPDWGVAVFWDVGTATNSIQGITLYNGVGVGARWRSPVGPLQLDLGYGIQQNQFRPHISLGVAF, from the coding sequence ATGACGAGAGACCGGGGCCGCCGCGCCGCCACGACCCTTCTTCTGCGCTTGTCGCGGCGCCCCCCGCCCGTGTTCCGGTTCGCGTGCGCGCCGTCGTGTGCGTTGGCGTGCGCGTTGTCATTGGCGTGCGTGTTGTACGCGGCGCCGGCCGCCGCGACCTACAAGGTCGTGGTGGACGCCCCGAAGCCGCTCGAGGACATGCTCAAGGAGCATCTGGACCTCGCGCGGTACGCCAGCCGCACGGACCTGTCCGACGACCAGTTCAAGTACATGGTGGAAACCGTGGGCGACCAGGTGCGCCAGTTCGCATCCACGGAAGGCTGGTTCGATCCGACCACGACCGCGCGCGTGGAAGGCGAGGGCGACGGTCGCGTGGTCCACCTGACCGTCGATGCCGGCGCGCGCACGCTGATCCGCAGCGTCGATGTGTCGGTTTCCGGCCCCGCGGCCACGCAGTCGCCCGAGCAGGTGGCCGAGATGCGGGCCAAATGGGGCCTGCCCGTCGGCGACCCGTTCCGGCAGGAAGACTGGGACAAGGCCAAGGACAACGCGCTGCTCACGCTGCAGAGCAAGAGCTACTACGGCGCGAAGCTCGCGTCGTCGCGCGCGCGCGTGGAGGCGGACGAGCATGCGGCAGACCTCACCGCGAAGTACGACAGCGGGCCGGCCTATATCCTCGGCCCGGTCAAGATCTCGGGCACGCGCCGCTATCCCGAGCAGATCATCCGCAACGTGAACCCGCTGTCGGTCGGCGAGCCCTATCGCGTGGAGCGGCTGCTCGAACTGCAGCGCGCGATCCAGAACCAGCCGTACTTTTCGAACGCGCAGGTAGACCTCGAGGAACCGGGTCCGGACGCGGCCGCGAGCGATACCGTGATCGCGCCCGTGAGCGTGCGCGTGCGGGAGTATCCGGTACACCGGCTCACGTCCGGTGTCGGCTTCACGACCGACACGGGTGCGCAGGTGGAAGGCCGCTATTCGTACTACAACCTGTTCAACCGCGCGTGGGTGTTCGACTCGCAGGCGCGGATCGAGCAGAAGCGCCAGTATGCGTTCCTCGAGACGGCGATGCCGCCGGACTCGCATACCTACCGCAACAGCCTGTACGGGAGCTACGAGCGCACGATCGACATCGAGAGCACGGACCTGACGAGCTGGCGCACGGGCCTCAAGCGTTCGCGCTCGCGCGAGAAATACGACACCACGTTCTCGCTCGATTTCTACTACGACAACCTCGTCCCGTACGGGCAGGACGCGCAGATCTCGAAGGCGCTGGTGCCCGCCTTCGCATGGACGCGCCGCGATGTGGACAACCCCGTGTTCCCGCGCCGCGGCAACGTCATCAATACGCAGGTCGGCGTGGCGACCAAGAACATCCTGTCCGATGCGACGTTTCTGCGGCTCTATGGACGCATTCGCCAGTACGTGCCCGTGGGCACGCGCGATCTTTTCATCGCGCGGCTTGAACTCGGCGCGGACCTGACCTCGTCCGATCCGGCCAAGATCCCGGCCTCGCTGCGGTTCCGCGCGGGCGGCACCGACTCGATCCGCGGCTACAGCTACCAGTCGATCGGCACGCCGGACGGCGCGAGCGTGCTGCCCGCGCGCTACCTCGGCACCGGCAGCCTCGAGTATCAGTACTGGTTCAAGCCGGACTGGGGCGTGGCGGTATTCTGGGATGTGGGCACCGCGACCAACTCGATCCAGGGCATCACGCTGTACAACGGCGTGGGTGTCGGCGCGCGCTGGCGAAGTCCCGTGGGGCCGCTGCAGCTCGACCTCGGCTACGGCATCCAGCAGAACCAGTTCCGGCCGCATATCTCGCTGGGGGTGGCGTTCTGA
- a CDS encoding translocation/assembly module TamB domain-containing protein yields the protein MNRPDMPPMPRPDDDAPRPARQPRRRASRILRVFAWIGAVIALLVVLLIGAVVLALRTEGGTRQLWSVATRLSAGMLAGEFEGGTVATGLRLRNVVYASGEGDTATRVAIDRIDGTWSFAWSPARLHVQDLRIGNVDAKLPPAAPDQADRAPARMPDSLSLPLAIDIDTLTLAQLSLVQGNAPTATPLVFKALAAALHSDGTNHRLTVDRLVTPYGTLQANAQLAGPKPYPLTAEALLEGQWQKETFALSANVSGSLDALRAQVEATGDRIRGRATADLTPFGAVPFTHLLVDGERINPRLFSPGAPQANLTVHAELRPVEAVAPPPVIARPQPGQTAASAVAEASAASASAPVPTPATPAPGTPPLAVAGEITVRNLEPGPIDKERLPVESVHARVEVSEAAQSVRDLRIALSGKGEILGQGMLRDGRGGFDLDVRRLDVAALHTALVPTRLAGPVILRLEPGRQSVALDLAGGELKLFADARVDEDAVTLTSLRAGIGAGTLTADGKLALKEEQAFQFKGKLANFDPARVAKVAPGRINADFSTTGSLAAGANKDALRVAVDFALRESEYAGLPMTGNGKIRLEGERLLPSEASLSMAGNQVDLRGSFGARGDRLRVAIDAPQLDRLKFGVAGRAKVDADITGTMRRPEIVGDYSAQGLVFGPHKLASASGHAELRGGLDGTLSAQLTARDYQGPDAVIRTLDANLAGTQANHTFEAKAAGTVRRRQVQLNVAGQGAWQGSDRNGGGWNGTIRTLEERGAVNLRLTAPTTLLVADQHIKVGAARFAFDNAALAIDGLDWDHGRIRTAGSLDGVRVAHVLELVELFSGEAPPVRSDLVLDGKWNLTLAETASGFAEIRRRSGDASINAGRGWTTLGLGETQLRADIAGNRVTLRGGTVAERIGRIVVDASAGLVTEQGLQNVGPASTLDGTVAFDIPRLKSLEAFTGPQYALEGKLAANIKLAGTVGKPLLTGNVDGSGIGVTLYDLGIRLTDGIVQVVLDQNTVELRQVRFRGGDGTLTATGAIKLGESDPNLTGKIVADKLQLFASPERTLIVSGEAGIANEDRKLAIRGKFRVDRGLFDLPKAGAPELGDDVVVIRRSDQRELPTASAPVPEDKPTSQFSPVIDLTIDLGNNFRFRGAGADLLLAGQLGIASAPLTPLRATGTVRVVDGTYEAFGRKLNIERGIVNFNGPIGNPNINIRAMRRNQEVEAGVEVTGTVRLPRVRLVSEPNVPDEDKLSWLMFGYGAESAGAGQQRQLSGGALGGAALGMIGARAGKGIVQHFGIDEFSIGPSTAGLNDQQVVSVGKAVTEQISVGYEQSLTSASNIVKLTWAFSRRWSLIAKGGSINGLSVLFNRRFNNWSSLFAGSTNRRTTDVDPDLSPDGRPASEPAGDPVEAIKR from the coding sequence ATGAACAGACCGGACATGCCCCCCATGCCGCGCCCGGACGACGACGCGCCGCGCCCCGCGCGCCAGCCGCGCCGACGGGCATCGCGCATCTTGCGCGTGTTCGCGTGGATCGGCGCGGTCATCGCGCTGCTGGTGGTCCTGCTGATCGGCGCCGTCGTGCTCGCGCTGCGCACCGAGGGCGGCACGCGGCAGCTCTGGTCGGTGGCCACGCGGCTCTCCGCCGGCATGCTCGCGGGCGAGTTCGAAGGCGGCACCGTGGCCACGGGCCTCCGCCTGCGCAACGTGGTGTATGCGAGCGGCGAGGGCGATACCGCCACGCGCGTGGCCATCGATCGCATCGACGGCACGTGGTCGTTCGCATGGTCGCCGGCACGGCTGCATGTGCAGGACCTGCGTATCGGCAATGTCGACGCGAAGCTGCCGCCGGCGGCGCCCGATCAGGCGGACCGCGCACCGGCGCGCATGCCGGACTCGCTGTCGCTGCCGCTGGCCATCGATATCGACACGCTGACGCTCGCGCAGCTGTCGCTGGTCCAGGGCAATGCGCCGACGGCCACGCCGCTGGTCTTCAAGGCGCTGGCCGCGGCGCTGCATTCCGATGGCACGAACCATCGGCTGACCGTCGATCGGCTCGTCACGCCCTACGGCACGCTGCAGGCCAATGCGCAACTGGCCGGGCCAAAGCCGTATCCGCTCACGGCGGAAGCGCTGCTCGAAGGGCAGTGGCAGAAGGAAACGTTCGCGCTGTCCGCCAACGTGTCCGGCTCGCTCGACGCGCTGCGCGCGCAGGTGGAGGCGACCGGCGACCGGATTCGCGGCCGCGCCACGGCCGACCTCACGCCGTTCGGCGCGGTACCGTTCACGCATCTGCTCGTCGATGGCGAGCGCATCAATCCGCGCCTGTTCAGCCCCGGCGCGCCGCAGGCCAACCTGACCGTGCACGCGGAGCTGCGCCCCGTGGAGGCGGTGGCGCCGCCGCCCGTGATCGCACGGCCGCAGCCGGGCCAGACCGCGGCGAGTGCCGTGGCGGAGGCTTCGGCGGCGTCGGCCTCCGCGCCGGTGCCGACACCGGCGACCCCCGCGCCCGGCACGCCGCCGCTGGCCGTGGCGGGCGAGATCACGGTGCGCAATCTCGAGCCCGGTCCGATCGACAAGGAACGGCTGCCCGTGGAATCCGTGCACGCGCGCGTGGAGGTCAGCGAGGCCGCGCAGAGCGTGCGGGACCTGCGCATCGCGCTGTCGGGCAAGGGCGAGATTCTGGGGCAGGGCATGCTGCGCGACGGCCGCGGCGGCTTCGACCTCGACGTGCGCCGGCTCGACGTGGCCGCGCTGCATACCGCGCTCGTGCCCACGCGGCTCGCGGGCCCGGTGATCCTGCGGCTCGAGCCGGGCCGCCAGAGCGTGGCCCTCGATCTCGCGGGCGGCGAGCTCAAGCTGTTTGCCGATGCGCGCGTCGATGAGGATGCGGTCACGCTGACGTCCCTGCGCGCGGGCATCGGCGCGGGCACGCTGACCGCCGACGGCAAGCTCGCGCTCAAGGAGGAGCAGGCCTTCCAGTTCAAGGGCAAGCTCGCGAACTTCGATCCCGCGCGCGTTGCCAAGGTGGCGCCGGGCCGCATCAACGCGGACTTCTCCACCACGGGCTCGCTGGCCGCGGGGGCGAACAAGGACGCGCTGCGCGTGGCCGTGGATTTCGCGCTGCGCGAAAGCGAGTATGCGGGGCTGCCGATGACGGGCAACGGCAAGATCCGGCTCGAAGGCGAACGGCTGCTGCCGAGCGAGGCGTCGCTGAGCATGGCCGGCAACCAGGTGGACCTGCGCGGGAGCTTCGGCGCGCGCGGCGACCGCCTCAGGGTCGCGATCGACGCGCCGCAGCTGGACCGCCTCAAGTTCGGCGTGGCCGGCCGCGCGAAGGTCGATGCCGACATCACGGGGACGATGCGGCGGCCCGAGATCGTCGGCGATTACAGCGCGCAGGGTCTCGTGTTTGGCCCCCACAAGCTCGCGAGTGCCAGCGGCCACGCCGAACTGCGCGGCGGCCTCGACGGCACGCTGTCCGCGCAGCTGACCGCGCGCGACTATCAGGGGCCCGACGCGGTCATCCGCACGCTCGACGCGAACCTTGCGGGCACGCAGGCCAATCACACGTTCGAGGCGAAGGCAGCCGGCACCGTGCGGCGCCGGCAGGTGCAGCTGAACGTGGCGGGGCAGGGTGCATGGCAGGGCAGCGATCGAAACGGCGGGGGCTGGAATGGCACGATCCGCACGCTCGAGGAGCGCGGCGCGGTCAATCTGCGCCTGACCGCGCCCACCACGCTGCTGGTGGCGGACCAGCATATCAAGGTCGGCGCGGCGCGCTTCGCGTTCGATAACGCCGCGCTGGCCATCGACGGGCTCGACTGGGACCACGGCCGCATCCGCACCGCGGGGTCGCTCGATGGCGTGCGCGTGGCGCATGTGCTCGAACTCGTCGAACTGTTCAGCGGCGAGGCGCCGCCCGTGCGCTCGGACCTCGTGCTCGACGGCAAGTGGAACCTCACGCTCGCCGAGACGGCCTCGGGGTTTGCGGAAATCCGCCGGCGGTCGGGCGATGCCTCGATCAATGCGGGCCGGGGATGGACCACGCTCGGCCTCGGCGAGACGCAGCTGCGCGCCGATATCGCCGGCAATCGCGTCACGCTGCGCGGCGGCACCGTGGCCGAGCGCATCGGACGCATCGTCGTCGATGCGTCGGCGGGCCTCGTGACCGAGCAGGGCCTGCAGAACGTCGGCCCCGCGTCCACGCTCGATGGCACCGTGGCGTTCGATATCCCGAGGCTCAAGTCGCTCGAGGCGTTCACGGGGCCGCAGTACGCGCTCGAAGGCAAGCTCGCCGCGAATATCAAGCTCGCTGGCACCGTGGGCAAGCCGCTGCTGACGGGGAATGTCGATGGCAGCGGCATCGGCGTGACGCTTTACGACCTCGGCATCCGCCTGACCGACGGCATCGTGCAGGTCGTGCTCGACCAGAACACCGTGGAACTCAGGCAGGTGCGTTTCCGCGGCGGCGACGGCACGCTGACGGCGACGGGCGCGATCAAGCTCGGCGAGTCCGATCCGAACCTCACGGGCAAGATCGTCGCGGACAAGCTGCAGCTGTTCGCGAGCCCCGAGCGCACGCTCATCGTGTCGGGCGAGGCCGGTATCGCCAACGAGGACCGCAAGCTGGCGATTCGCGGCAAGTTCCGCGTCGATCGCGGGCTGTTCGACCTGCCTAAGGCCGGGGCGCCGGAACTCGGCGACGATGTGGTGGTGATCCGCCGCAGCGACCAGCGCGAATTGCCGACCGCCAGTGCGCCGGTGCCCGAGGACAAGCCCACGAGCCAGTTCAGCCCGGTGATCGACCTCACGATCGATCTCGGCAACAACTTCCGCTTCCGGGGCGCGGGCGCGGACCTGCTGCTCGCGGGACAGCTCGGCATTGCCAGCGCGCCGCTCACGCCGCTGCGCGCGACGGGAACGGTGCGCGTGGTCGATGGCACGTACGAGGCCTTCGGCCGCAAGCTCAATATCGAACGCGGCATCGTGAACTTCAACGGGCCCATCGGCAATCCGAACATCAATATCCGCGCGATGCGCCGCAATCAGGAGGTGGAGGCGGGCGTCGAGGTGACGGGCACCGTGCGGTTGCCGCGCGTGCGGCTGGTGTCCGAGCCCAACGTGCCCGACGAAGACAAGCTCTCGTGGCTGATGTTCGGCTACGGCGCGGAGAGCGCGGGCGCGGGACAGCAGCGGCAGCTGAGCGGCGGGGCGCTCGGGGGCGCGGCGCTCGGCATGATCGGCGCGCGCGCGGGCAAGGGCATCGTCCAGCATTTCGGCATCGACGAGTTCTCGATCGGGCCGAGTACCGCGGGCCTGAACGACCAGCAGGTGGTCAGCGTGGGCAAGGCCGTGACCGAGCAGATTTCGGTCGGCTACGAGCAGAGCCTGACGTCGGCGTCCAATATCGTCAAGCTGACGTGGGCGTTCTCGCGGCGGTGGTCGCTGATTGCCAAGGGCGGGTCGATCAACGGGCTATCGGTGCTGTTCAACCGCCGGTTCAACAACTGGAGTAGTCTGTTCGCGGGGAGCACCAACCGGCGGACGACCGATGTCGATCCGGATCTGTCGCCCGACGGCCGGCCGGCCAGCGAGCCCGCCGGCGATCCGGTCGAAGCCATCAAGCGTTGA
- the bamE gene encoding outer membrane protein assembly factor BamE, translating into MGMIAALLALVGCDQQKVDEAMKKAGDTARGVWNSVKPDSQLFKGIEIGRSTEDDIRRQAGKPEIVWEESDGGRRLEYPRGPEGATTWMVTIGPDNTVRKIEQVLTAENFARVRPGMTQDAIRRLLGKPTKIEKFALKQEEVWGYRWYETPNDRAFFNVHFDPQGTVTTTSRSDDPSRRQGG; encoded by the coding sequence ATGGGAATGATTGCTGCCTTGCTGGCGCTGGTCGGATGCGACCAGCAGAAGGTCGATGAAGCGATGAAGAAGGCCGGCGATACCGCGCGTGGCGTGTGGAACAGCGTCAAGCCGGACAGCCAGCTGTTCAAGGGCATCGAGATCGGCCGCTCGACCGAGGACGATATCCGCCGGCAGGCGGGCAAGCCCGAGATCGTATGGGAGGAATCGGACGGCGGACGCCGGCTCGAGTATCCGCGCGGGCCCGAGGGGGCCACCACGTGGATGGTGACGATCGGGCCGGACAATACCGTAAGAAAGATCGAACAGGTCCTGACGGCCGAGAACTTCGCGCGGGTGCGGCCCGGGATGACACAGGACGCGATACGCCGCCTGCTCGGCAAGCCGACAAAGATCGAGAAGTTCGCGTTGAAGCAGGAAGAGGTCTGGGGCTACCGCTGGTACGAGACGCCCAACGACCGGGCGTTCTTCAACGTGCATTTCGACCCGCAGGGGACGGTAACGACGACGTCTCGCAGCGACGATCCGTCGCGGCGGCAGGGCGGCTGA
- the metG gene encoding methionine--tRNA ligase, with translation MTARRILVTSALPYANGQIHIGHLVEYIQTDIWVRFQRMMGNEVYYVGADDTHGTPVMLRAEKEGITPKQLIDRVWAEHKRDFDSFLVSFDNYYSTDSEENRVLSEKIYLALKAENLIDARDVEQFYDPVKEMFLPDRFIKGECPKCHAKDQYGDSCEVCGTTYAPTDLINPYSTVSGATPVRKSSTHYFFKLSDPRCETFLREWVADLAQPEATNKMQEWLGGDGEASTLSDWDISRDAPYFGFEIPGAPGKYFYVWLDAPIGYYASFKNLCEQRGIDFDAWVGPHSTAEQYHFIGKDILYFHTLFWPAMLRFSGHRTPTNVFAHGFLTVDGAKMSKSRGTFITAQSYIDTGMNPEWLRYYFAAKLNASMEDLDLNLDDFIARVNSDLVGKYVNIASRAAGFLVKRFDGKVDDGALAHPLLLQLREAAPQVAQLYEAREYSKALRLVMELTDTVNAFVDTEKPWELARDEAKRAALHAACSVCLEAFRLLTVYLKPVLPAMAAGVERFLNVAPLDWRAIDTQLSSSRPVQPYSHLMTRVDGKQVEALLAANRESLQATAPAASGAPAIEPIAETITIDDFAKVDLRVAKIVDCQKVEGSNKLLQLTLDLGEGKTRNVFSGIQSAYSPEQLVGKLTVMVANLAPRKMKFGVSEGMVLAASAADEKANPGLWILEPHDGAVPGMRIR, from the coding sequence ATGACCGCCCGTCGCATCCTCGTCACGTCAGCCCTCCCCTACGCCAACGGCCAGATCCATATCGGCCACCTGGTGGAGTACATCCAGACCGACATCTGGGTCCGCTTCCAGCGCATGATGGGCAACGAGGTCTACTACGTCGGCGCCGACGACACGCACGGCACGCCGGTCATGCTGCGGGCGGAGAAGGAAGGCATCACCCCGAAGCAGCTGATCGACCGCGTCTGGGCCGAGCACAAGCGCGATTTCGACAGCTTCCTGGTGTCCTTCGACAATTACTACAGCACCGACTCGGAAGAGAACCGCGTGCTGAGCGAGAAGATCTACCTCGCGCTGAAGGCCGAGAACCTGATCGACGCGCGCGACGTCGAGCAGTTCTACGATCCGGTCAAGGAAATGTTCCTGCCGGACCGCTTCATCAAGGGCGAATGCCCCAAGTGCCACGCGAAGGACCAGTACGGCGATTCGTGCGAGGTGTGCGGCACGACGTACGCGCCGACCGACCTGATCAACCCGTATTCGACCGTCTCGGGCGCCACGCCCGTGCGCAAGTCCTCGACGCACTACTTCTTCAAGCTGTCGGACCCGCGCTGCGAGACGTTCCTGCGCGAATGGGTCGCCGATCTCGCGCAGCCCGAGGCCACCAACAAGATGCAGGAGTGGCTCGGTGGCGACGGCGAGGCCTCGACGCTCTCCGACTGGGATATCTCGCGCGACGCCCCCTATTTCGGCTTCGAGATTCCGGGCGCGCCCGGCAAGTACTTCTACGTGTGGCTCGACGCGCCGATCGGCTACTACGCGAGCTTCAAGAACCTCTGCGAGCAGCGCGGCATCGACTTCGACGCCTGGGTAGGCCCCCATTCGACCGCCGAGCAGTACCACTTCATCGGCAAGGACATCCTGTACTTCCACACGCTGTTCTGGCCCGCGATGCTGCGCTTCTCGGGCCATCGCACGCCGACCAACGTGTTCGCGCACGGCTTCCTCACCGTCGATGGCGCCAAGATGAGCAAGTCGCGCGGCACGTTCATCACGGCCCAGAGCTATATCGACACGGGCATGAACCCCGAATGGCTGCGCTATTACTTCGCGGCCAAGCTCAACGCGAGCATGGAAGACCTCGACCTGAACCTCGACGACTTCATCGCGCGCGTGAACAGCGACCTCGTGGGCAAGTACGTCAATATCGCGAGCCGCGCGGCGGGTTTCCTCGTCAAGCGTTTCGACGGCAAGGTCGATGACGGCGCGCTCGCGCATCCGCTGCTGCTGCAGTTACGCGAAGCCGCGCCGCAGGTCGCGCAGCTCTATGAAGCGCGCGAATACAGCAAGGCGCTGCGCCTCGTGATGGAACTCACCGACACCGTGAACGCGTTCGTCGATACCGAGAAGCCCTGGGAACTCGCCAGGGACGAGGCGAAGCGCGCGGCCCTGCATGCGGCGTGCTCGGTGTGCCTCGAGGCGTTCCGCCTGCTGACCGTGTACCTGAAGCCCGTGCTGCCGGCCATGGCGGCCGGCGTCGAGCGCTTCCTCAACGTGGCGCCGCTCGACTGGCGCGCGATCGATACGCAACTGTCGTCGTCGCGCCCGGTGCAGCCGTACTCGCACCTGATGACGCGCGTCGATGGCAAGCAGGTGGAAGCGCTGCTGGCGGCTAACCGCGAGTCGCTGCAGGCCACGGCGCCGGCGGCCTCGGGCGCGCCTGCCATCGAGCCGATCGCCGAGACGATCACGATCGACGACTTCGCCAAGGTGGACCTGCGCGTGGCGAAGATCGTGGACTGCCAGAAGGTGGAGGGCTCGAACAAGCTGCTGCAGCTCACGCTGGATCTCGGCGAAGGCAAGACGCGCAACGTGTTCTCGGGGATCCAGTCGGCCTACTCGCCCGAGCAGCTCGTGGGCAAGCTGACCGTGATGGTCGCCAACCTCGCGCCGCGCAAGATGAAGTTCGGCGTGTCCGAGGGCATGGTCCTCGCGGCCAGCGCGGCCGACGAAAAGGCCAATCCGGGCCTGTGGATCCTGGAACCGCACGACGGCGCGGTCCCGGGCATGCGCATTCGCTAA
- a CDS encoding OmpA family protein, with the protein MHAKFAIVPLVATLLVAGCATEQQTHTAVGTGVGAAVGAGLGNLIGGNTTGTLVGAAVGGALGGATGYNWNAIRGKLNKDTAGTGTQITEQPDGSLKVNIPSQVTFDTDSASIKPSFRSVLDQVAQTLGQHQDVSANVVGHTDSTGNAQYNMQLSQRRAQSVASYLGDRGVARNRLTAEGRGQTQPVADNATEAGRAQNRRVEIFLKPIQG; encoded by the coding sequence ATGCACGCGAAGTTCGCCATCGTTCCGCTGGTCGCCACGCTTCTGGTGGCCGGCTGCGCCACGGAACAGCAGACCCATACCGCGGTGGGCACCGGTGTGGGTGCCGCGGTCGGTGCCGGTCTCGGCAACCTGATTGGCGGCAATACCACCGGCACGCTGGTCGGCGCGGCCGTGGGCGGCGCCCTGGGCGGCGCGACGGGCTACAACTGGAACGCGATCCGGGGCAAGCTCAACAAGGATACGGCCGGTACCGGCACGCAGATCACCGAGCAGCCGGACGGCTCGCTCAAGGTGAACATTCCGAGCCAGGTGACGTTCGATACGGACAGCGCCTCGATCAAGCCGTCGTTCCGCAGCGTGCTGGATCAGGTGGCGCAGACGCTGGGCCAGCATCAGGACGTGTCGGCCAATGTCGTGGGCCATACGGACAGCACCGGCAACGCCCAGTACAACATGCAGCTTTCGCAGCGCCGGGCGCAGAGCGTGGCGTCCTACCTGGGTGACCGCGGCGTCGCGCGCAACCGCCTGACGGCCGAGGGCCGGGGCCAGACGCAGCCCGTGGCGGACAACGCCACCGAGGCCGGACGCGCCCAGAATCGCCGGGTCGAAATATTTTTGAAACCAATTCAGGGATAA
- the apbC gene encoding iron-sulfur cluster carrier protein ApbC translates to MSLTTEQVTEALRSVIDPNTGRDLVSSRSARNIRVDGADISLEVELGYPGKSQIEPIRQLVIGALRKLPGVGNVSAAVTMKIVAHAVQRGVKLLPGVKNVIAVASGKGGVGKSTTAVNLALALAAEGARVGMLDADIYGPSLPMMLGISGRPESTDGQTMSPLEGHGIQANSIGFLIEQDNPMVWRGPMVTSALEQLLRQTNWNDLDYLIVDMPPGTGDIQLTLSQKVPVTGAVIVTTPQDIALLDAKKGLKMFEKVGIPILGVVENMAVYCCPNCGHVEHIFGEGGGARMSAEYHVDMLGSLPLNLSIREQADAGRPTVVAEPDGAIAAIYREVARKVAIKVADKARDMTNKFPSIVVQNT, encoded by the coding sequence TTGAGCCTCACCACTGAGCAGGTAACCGAAGCCCTGCGTTCCGTCATCGATCCCAACACCGGCCGCGACCTCGTCTCGTCGCGCTCGGCCCGAAATATCCGCGTGGACGGTGCCGACATCTCCCTGGAAGTGGAGCTTGGTTATCCTGGCAAGAGCCAGATCGAGCCGATCCGCCAGCTTGTGATCGGTGCGCTGCGCAAGCTGCCCGGCGTGGGCAACGTGAGCGCGGCGGTGACCATGAAGATCGTCGCGCACGCGGTGCAGCGCGGCGTCAAGCTGCTGCCCGGCGTGAAGAACGTGATCGCGGTCGCGTCCGGCAAGGGCGGCGTGGGCAAATCGACCACGGCCGTGAACCTCGCGCTGGCGCTGGCCGCCGAGGGCGCCCGCGTGGGCATGCTCGACGCCGACATCTACGGGCCGAGCCTGCCGATGATGCTGGGCATCAGCGGCCGGCCGGAATCCACCGACGGCCAGACCATGAGCCCGCTCGAGGGCCACGGCATCCAGGCCAATTCGATCGGCTTCCTGATCGAGCAGGACAATCCGATGGTGTGGCGCGGCCCGATGGTGACGTCGGCGCTGGAGCAACTGCTGCGCCAGACCAACTGGAACGACCTCGACTACCTGATCGTCGATATGCCGCCGGGCACCGGCGATATCCAGCTGACGCTGTCGCAGAAGGTGCCGGTCACGGGGGCCGTGATCGTGACCACGCCGCAGGACATCGCGCTGCTGGACGCCAAGAAGGGCCTCAAGATGTTCGAGAAGGTCGGCATTCCGATTCTCGGCGTGGTCGAGAACATGGCCGTCTACTGCTGCCCGAACTGCGGCCACGTCGAGCATATCTTCGGCGAGGGCGGCGGCGCGCGCATGAGCGCGGAATACCACGTGGACATGCTGGGCAGCCTGCCGCTGAACCTGTCGATCCGCGAACAGGCCGACGCGGGCCGCCCGACCGTCGTGGCCGAGCCGGACGGCGCGATCGCGGCGATCTACCGCGAGGTGGCGCGCAAGGTGGCAATCAAGGTCGCGGACAAGGCGCGCGACATGACCAACAAGTTCCCGAGCATCGTCGTGCAGAACACCTGA